From a region of the Stenotrophomonas sp. BIO128-Bstrain genome:
- a CDS encoding FKBP-type peptidyl-prolyl cis-trans isomerase — MKMGMRGAAASVLILAMGATGTAMSQQPAARAAVKETSTLNTQREKLGYAIGIDVANSFGPISSEIDLAALRRGVTNAFEGKQPLISQEEAQKTDAALRQAVMAKSGQPVPGVAPGTAPPKVDREKVGLMLGSFAVGPSLAPLKDDLDLDALFDAVSTTFNNGTPKMTAEQAKATLEGFMKGKQAEMDAKSAAQAGTNRVEGNNFLAKNKTVPGVVTTASGLQYQVLRPGSGERPMPTSKVRVNYEGKLLDGTVFDSSYQRGQPIEFGLDQVIKGWSEGVSLMPTGSKYRFWIPGELAYGEQGTPGGPIGPNATLTFDVELLNVLP; from the coding sequence ATGAAGATGGGAATGCGCGGCGCCGCGGCGTCGGTTCTGATTCTGGCGATGGGTGCCACCGGTACCGCGATGTCGCAACAACCAGCCGCCCGCGCGGCTGTCAAGGAGACTTCCACTTTGAATACCCAACGCGAAAAGCTTGGCTACGCCATCGGTATCGATGTCGCCAATTCGTTCGGTCCGATCTCCAGCGAGATCGACCTGGCCGCCCTGCGCCGCGGCGTGACGAATGCCTTTGAAGGCAAGCAGCCGCTGATCAGCCAGGAAGAGGCGCAGAAGACCGACGCCGCCCTGCGCCAGGCCGTGATGGCCAAGAGCGGCCAGCCGGTTCCGGGCGTTGCCCCGGGCACCGCGCCGCCGAAGGTGGACCGCGAGAAGGTCGGCCTGATGCTGGGCAGCTTCGCCGTGGGCCCGTCGCTGGCGCCGCTGAAGGACGATCTGGACCTGGACGCGCTGTTCGATGCGGTCAGCACCACCTTCAACAACGGCACCCCGAAGATGACCGCCGAGCAGGCCAAGGCCACGCTGGAAGGCTTCATGAAGGGCAAGCAGGCCGAGATGGACGCCAAGTCCGCCGCCCAGGCCGGTACCAACCGCGTGGAAGGCAACAACTTCCTGGCCAAGAACAAGACCGTGCCGGGCGTGGTGACCACCGCCTCGGGTCTGCAGTACCAGGTGCTGCGTCCGGGTTCGGGCGAGCGTCCGATGCCGACCAGCAAGGTGCGCGTGAACTACGAAGGCAAGCTGCTCGACGGCACCGTGTTCGACAGCAGCTACCAGCGCGGCCAGCCGATCGAGTTCGGCCTGGACCAGGTGATCAAGGGCTGGTCCGAAGGCGTGTCGCTGATGCCGACCGGCTCCAAGTACCGCTTCTGGATTCCGGGCGAGCTGGCCTATGGCGAGCAGGGCACCCCGGGTGGTCCGATCGGTCCGAACGCGACGCTGACGTTCGACGTCGAGCTGCTGAACGTTCTGCCGTAA
- a CDS encoding UDP-glucose/GDP-mannose dehydrogenase family protein: MRVAIFGTGYVGLVTGTCLAEVGHQVICVDIDQAKVDGLNNGIIPIYEPGLEPMVKANHAASRLVFTSDAATAIAHGQVIFIAVGTPPDEDGSADLQYVLAVARTIGRHITAPVVVVNKSTVPVGTADNVREAIAQALAERGVEIAFDVVSNPEFLKEGDAVADCMRPDRIVVGASNPDSVALMRRLYAPFNRNHDRVVEMDVRSAELTKYAANAMLATKISFMNEIANIAEKVGADIEQVRQGIGSDPRIGWHFIYPGAGYGGSCFPKDVQALARTAQQYGHEPKLLNAVEAVNEHQKGHLYALIQRHYDRGEDEGVRGKTFAVWGLAFKPNTDDMREASSRRLLAQLWEAGARVRAYDPEATDEARRIFGERDDLVFCDDAYDALDGADALVVVTEWKQFRSPDFIRLREMLSDAVVFDGRNLYDPQEIEAAGLAYYGIGRGRSLNA, encoded by the coding sequence ATGCGCGTTGCGATTTTCGGTACCGGCTATGTCGGTCTTGTCACGGGTACCTGCCTGGCCGAGGTTGGCCATCAGGTGATCTGTGTCGACATCGACCAGGCCAAGGTCGACGGGCTCAACAACGGGATCATCCCGATCTATGAGCCCGGCCTGGAGCCGATGGTCAAGGCCAACCACGCTGCGTCGCGGTTGGTCTTCACCTCCGACGCCGCCACCGCGATCGCGCATGGCCAGGTGATCTTCATTGCCGTGGGCACGCCACCGGACGAGGACGGCAGTGCCGACCTGCAGTACGTGCTGGCCGTGGCCCGCACCATCGGCCGGCACATCACCGCGCCGGTGGTGGTGGTGAACAAATCGACCGTGCCGGTAGGCACGGCCGACAACGTCCGTGAGGCCATCGCCCAGGCGCTGGCCGAGCGCGGCGTGGAGATCGCGTTCGACGTGGTCTCCAATCCCGAATTCCTCAAGGAAGGTGACGCGGTCGCCGACTGCATGCGGCCGGACCGCATCGTGGTAGGCGCGTCCAATCCCGACTCGGTCGCGCTGATGCGCCGCCTGTATGCGCCGTTCAACCGCAACCACGACCGCGTGGTGGAGATGGACGTGCGCTCGGCCGAGCTCACCAAGTACGCGGCCAATGCGATGCTGGCGACCAAGATTTCGTTCATGAACGAAATCGCCAACATCGCCGAGAAGGTCGGTGCCGACATCGAGCAGGTCCGACAGGGCATCGGCTCGGATCCGCGCATCGGCTGGCACTTCATCTATCCCGGCGCCGGTTACGGCGGCTCGTGCTTCCCCAAGGATGTGCAGGCCCTGGCCCGGACCGCCCAGCAGTACGGCCATGAGCCCAAGCTGTTGAACGCGGTGGAAGCCGTCAACGAACATCAGAAGGGCCATCTGTACGCGCTGATCCAGCGCCACTACGACCGTGGCGAGGATGAAGGCGTGCGCGGCAAGACCTTCGCGGTGTGGGGCCTGGCTTTCAAGCCGAACACCGATGACATGCGCGAAGCCTCCAGCCGCCGCCTGCTGGCGCAGCTGTGGGAAGCCGGTGCCCGGGTGCGCGCCTACGATCCGGAAGCGACCGACGAAGCGCGCCGCATCTTCGGTGAGCGCGATGACCTGGTGTTCTGCGATGATGCCTATGACGCCCTCGACGGCGCCGATGCGCTGGTCGTGGTCACCGAATGGAAGCAGTTCCGCAGCCCGGATTTCATCCGCCTGCGTGAGATGCTCAGCGATGCGGTCGTGTTCGACGGCCGCAATCTGTACGACCCGCAGGAAATCGAAGCCGCGGGCCTGGCTTACTACGGCATTGGCCGGGGACGTTCGTTGAATGCATGA
- a CDS encoding SlyX family protein: MHESTPSEREQALEARLIELEMRVSFQEQALAELSEALADARMEGNRNADLTRILLEDLGKVRTALYSDSAEEPPPPHY; encoded by the coding sequence ATGCATGAGTCCACACCCTCCGAGCGCGAACAGGCACTGGAAGCACGCCTGATCGAGCTGGAAATGCGCGTCTCCTTCCAGGAGCAGGCGCTGGCCGAACTGAGCGAGGCCTTGGCCGATGCACGCATGGAAGGCAATCGCAATGCCGACCTGACCCGCATCCTGCTTGAAGACCTCGGCAAGGTCCGCACTGCGCTGTATTCCGATTCGGCCGAAGAGCCGCCGCCTCCGCATTACTGA
- a CDS encoding DUF2058 family protein has product MSDTLRDQLLGLGFKAAPKPERTNDRKPDRRPDARRDGRPAGKPQGARPAGKPGEGQRPARDGDRRPPGKGRPAGARPPQGAPGKPRSREDIDLAKAYAIRAQKEKDDRIEAERLKQEEARIRREAKAKLEVLLEGKSLNAEAADIARHFPYGGKIKRIYVTADQLKALNAGELGVLQQNGRYVLVTAAVLAEAEAVFAPSVALKVDPDAPAGEDPYADPQYQVPDDLVW; this is encoded by the coding sequence ATGAGCGATACTCTCCGCGACCAGCTGCTGGGCCTTGGCTTCAAAGCCGCGCCCAAACCCGAACGAACCAACGACCGCAAGCCGGACCGTCGGCCCGATGCGCGCCGCGATGGCCGACCGGCCGGCAAGCCGCAGGGCGCACGCCCGGCCGGCAAGCCCGGCGAGGGCCAGCGGCCCGCGCGTGACGGTGATCGCCGTCCACCGGGCAAGGGCCGTCCTGCCGGCGCCCGCCCGCCGCAGGGCGCGCCTGGCAAGCCGCGCTCGCGCGAGGATATCGATCTCGCCAAGGCGTATGCGATCCGTGCGCAGAAGGAAAAGGACGACCGCATCGAGGCCGAGCGCCTGAAGCAGGAAGAGGCGCGTATCCGCCGCGAGGCCAAGGCCAAGCTGGAGGTCCTGCTGGAAGGCAAGTCTCTCAATGCTGAAGCAGCCGACATCGCGCGCCACTTCCCGTACGGCGGCAAGATCAAGCGTATCTACGTCACCGCCGATCAGCTCAAGGCGCTCAATGCCGGTGAGCTTGGTGTGCTGCAGCAGAACGGCCGGTACGTGCTGGTCACTGCCGCCGTGCTGGCCGAGGCCGAAGCGGTGTTCGCACCGTCGGTGGCGCTGAAGGTCGATCCGGATGCACCGGCTGGCGAAGATCCGTACGCCGATCCGCAGTACCAGGTGCCGGACGACCTGGTCTGGTAA